The following are encoded together in the Mycolicibacterium arabiense genome:
- a CDS encoding TetR/AcrR family transcriptional regulator yields MADHVKRDYRSALRAAQADDTRRAIVNAAAKLFTADGYGATTIDAIAGASGVSRKTVFSAVGGKVALLKTALDWAVAGDDRPVALSDRPAFQDLFALEDPRRLLREWVRLQVQIAERAVGLFRALEVAAETDGEARELLTTVHRQRLEGAAQIVDRVAELGADGAAVPRDHAVDVAWLAADPVVFDRMVRQRGWATHAFEAWVADALIVQLLRD; encoded by the coding sequence ATGGCGGATCATGTCAAGCGCGATTACCGGTCCGCGTTGCGCGCCGCCCAGGCGGACGACACCCGGCGGGCCATCGTGAACGCGGCCGCGAAGCTGTTCACCGCCGACGGCTATGGAGCGACGACCATCGACGCGATCGCAGGTGCGTCGGGCGTCAGTCGCAAGACCGTGTTCAGTGCCGTCGGCGGGAAGGTCGCATTGCTCAAGACCGCGCTCGACTGGGCCGTCGCCGGTGACGACAGGCCGGTGGCGCTGTCGGACCGACCGGCGTTCCAAGACCTGTTCGCACTGGAGGATCCGCGCCGCCTACTGCGGGAGTGGGTTCGCCTCCAAGTCCAAATCGCCGAGCGTGCCGTGGGGCTGTTCCGCGCGCTGGAGGTGGCCGCCGAGACCGACGGCGAGGCGCGTGAATTGCTGACCACGGTGCACCGACAGCGCCTGGAGGGGGCCGCGCAGATCGTCGACCGGGTCGCCGAACTCGGTGCAGACGGGGCCGCGGTCCCCCGCGACCACGCCGTGGACGTGGCGTGGTTGGCGGCCGACCCGGTCGTCTTCGATCGGATGGTTCGCCAACGCGGATGGGCGACCCACGCCTTCGAGGCGTGGGTCGCCGATGCGTTGATCGTGCAGTTGCTCCGCGACTAG
- a CDS encoding class I SAM-dependent methyltransferase, with protein MADWSGHDYAEVSGLQRAMITAAVAGLNVEPGECVLDIGCGDGYLTRMIADEVPSGIAVGVDASPRMIATAHAAAAERGSAARFAVADARRLPFTETFDAVVSFNALHWVPEQDQALSQIAAALKPGARATVQMVCAGPRPSLEAVAMDVSRSTTWLPRFDGFEAPFVHVDPDDYGALAAHAGLSLSQLTVTDREWDFGSAEAFARWCAVGTTGWTDRLDTGERDRFVADLVEAYQPIAGRAGLFRFMQMRAELSRSVPSRTVGPS; from the coding sequence GTGGCGGACTGGAGCGGACACGACTACGCGGAGGTCAGCGGACTGCAACGCGCGATGATCACCGCCGCCGTCGCCGGACTGAACGTCGAGCCCGGGGAGTGCGTGCTCGACATCGGTTGCGGCGACGGGTATCTCACCCGGATGATTGCCGACGAGGTGCCCTCGGGGATCGCGGTGGGCGTCGATGCCTCACCACGGATGATCGCCACGGCGCACGCTGCGGCGGCCGAGCGGGGATCGGCCGCCCGGTTCGCCGTCGCCGACGCGCGGCGGCTGCCATTCACCGAGACCTTCGACGCGGTGGTGTCGTTCAACGCGCTGCACTGGGTGCCCGAGCAGGACCAGGCCCTGAGCCAGATCGCCGCGGCGCTCAAGCCGGGGGCGCGCGCGACCGTGCAGATGGTGTGCGCGGGCCCGCGCCCCAGCCTCGAGGCGGTCGCCATGGACGTCAGCCGCAGCACGACGTGGCTGCCGCGATTCGACGGATTCGAAGCGCCGTTCGTCCACGTCGACCCCGACGACTACGGCGCTCTCGCGGCGCACGCGGGCCTGTCGCTGTCGCAGCTGACGGTCACCGACCGCGAGTGGGACTTCGGCTCGGCCGAGGCGTTCGCGAGGTGGTGCGCAGTGGGCACCACCGGGTGGACCGACCGGCTCGACACGGGCGAGCGGGACCGGTTCGTCGCCGACCTCGTCGAGGCCTATCAGCCCATCGCCGGACGGGCAGGCCTGTTCCGGTTCATGCAGATGCGCGCCGAGCTGTCCCGATCCGTCCCCAGTAGGACGGTGGGCCCGTCGTGA
- a CDS encoding flavin-containing monooxygenase, translating into MRNPHAGQPFTDSDEEIARALLDVSVPTLMLSLVHMSGDPELIRGALKPAGLFLNEVQGYMSEEDKAAARDLALTVIRDYRDRGCPEPEPIGPELLKEMMEWLVCEPVPEEYVPMLAEEMELDGRDGRAPNALDPAACADFPVVVIGCGESGLLAGIRLREAGIPFTIVERNAGVGGTWYQNTYPGARVDVGNHFYCYSFEPTDQWTHFFAEAHELQAYFEGVMDRHGIRPHVRWETEVTQARWNDDTATWTVSTRDRDGNRADLTARAVISAVGQLNRPKVPDIPGRDTFAGRAFHSAEWDHSVDLAGKRVAMIGAGASGFQIAPAIADEVAHLTVFQRTAQWMFPNPNYHAEVGAGVQWALRHLPFYGRWYRFLLFWPGCDKGLDAARVDPDYPDQQRAVSEISEATRSVFTEWITSQLDGDTELAAKVVPDYPATGKRTLQDNGTWLKTLTREDVDLVRTPIAGIEADAVVTEDGVRHPADVIVYATGFHANRVLWPMTIRGRDGDDLTARWGERPVAYLGITVPGYPNLFCMYGPGTNLASGGSLIFHSECQMRYITDCLTTLIAGGHRSMEPRQDVCDDWVRRSQDEMRTMVWSQPSIEHSFYKNAYGEVYTLSPWRLVDYWGWTRAVNAADFVFD; encoded by the coding sequence GTGCGCAACCCACATGCCGGACAACCCTTTACGGACTCCGACGAGGAGATCGCCCGGGCACTGCTCGACGTCAGCGTCCCCACGCTGATGCTGTCGCTGGTGCACATGTCCGGCGACCCCGAACTGATCCGAGGGGCGCTCAAGCCGGCAGGGCTCTTCCTCAACGAGGTGCAGGGCTACATGTCCGAGGAGGACAAGGCGGCCGCGCGCGACCTCGCGCTGACGGTGATCCGCGACTACCGCGACCGCGGCTGCCCCGAGCCCGAGCCGATCGGGCCGGAACTCCTCAAGGAGATGATGGAGTGGCTGGTCTGCGAGCCCGTGCCCGAGGAGTACGTGCCGATGCTGGCCGAGGAGATGGAGCTCGACGGCCGCGACGGCCGGGCGCCCAACGCATTGGACCCGGCCGCGTGCGCCGACTTCCCCGTCGTCGTGATCGGGTGCGGCGAGTCCGGACTGCTGGCGGGAATTCGCCTGCGGGAGGCCGGAATCCCGTTCACCATCGTCGAGCGCAACGCAGGCGTGGGCGGCACCTGGTATCAGAACACGTACCCCGGCGCCCGGGTCGACGTCGGCAATCACTTCTACTGCTACAGCTTCGAACCCACCGATCAGTGGACCCACTTCTTCGCCGAGGCGCACGAACTGCAGGCGTACTTCGAGGGCGTCATGGACCGCCATGGCATCCGCCCGCACGTGCGCTGGGAGACGGAGGTGACCCAGGCTCGCTGGAACGACGACACCGCCACCTGGACGGTCTCGACGCGGGATCGCGACGGGAACCGCGCCGACCTGACCGCGCGTGCGGTCATCAGCGCCGTCGGCCAGTTGAACCGGCCCAAGGTGCCCGACATACCTGGCCGGGACACGTTCGCGGGCAGGGCGTTTCACTCCGCCGAGTGGGACCACTCGGTCGACCTGGCGGGCAAGCGCGTCGCAATGATCGGGGCGGGCGCCAGCGGTTTCCAGATCGCCCCGGCCATCGCCGACGAGGTCGCGCACCTCACCGTCTTCCAGCGCACCGCGCAGTGGATGTTCCCCAACCCGAATTACCACGCCGAGGTCGGGGCCGGCGTCCAGTGGGCGCTGCGGCACCTGCCGTTCTACGGCAGGTGGTACCGGTTCCTGCTGTTCTGGCCGGGCTGCGACAAGGGGCTCGACGCCGCCCGGGTCGATCCGGACTACCCCGACCAGCAGCGTGCGGTGAGCGAGATCAGCGAGGCGACGCGGTCGGTGTTCACCGAGTGGATCACCAGCCAGCTCGACGGGGACACCGAACTGGCCGCGAAGGTGGTGCCCGACTATCCGGCGACGGGCAAGCGCACGCTGCAGGACAACGGGACGTGGTTGAAGACGTTGACGCGCGAGGACGTCGACCTGGTACGCACCCCGATCGCCGGCATCGAGGCCGACGCCGTCGTGACCGAGGACGGCGTGCGTCATCCGGCCGACGTCATCGTCTACGCGACCGGGTTCCACGCCAACCGGGTGCTGTGGCCGATGACGATCCGCGGCCGAGACGGCGACGATCTGACGGCCCGCTGGGGTGAGCGACCGGTGGCCTATCTCGGCATCACCGTGCCCGGATATCCGAACCTGTTCTGCATGTACGGCCCGGGCACCAACCTCGCCAGCGGCGGCAGCCTGATCTTCCACTCGGAATGCCAAATGCGCTACATCACCGACTGTTTGACGACGTTGATCGCAGGCGGCCACCGGTCGATGGAACCCCGCCAGGACGTCTGCGACGACTGGGTGCGCCGCAGCCAGGACGAGATGCGGACCATGGTGTGGTCGCAGCCGTCGATCGAGCACTCGTTCTACAAGAACGCCTACGGCGAGGTGTACACGCTCAGCCCGTGGCGGCTGGTCGACTACTGGGGATGGACGCGGGCGGTGAACGCCGCGGACTTCGTCTTCGATTGA
- the speB gene encoding agmatinase, translated as MAEQLDLPYSGLASFGHRPFLTETEQLDSWQPDVAIVGAPFDVATTNRPGARFGPRAIRATAYEPGTYHMDLGLEIFDWLEVVDYGDAYCPHGQTEVSHNNIRERVHAVASRGIVPVVLGGDHSITWPSATAVADVHGYGNVGIVHFDAHADTADIIDGNLASHGTPMRRLIESGAVPGTHFVQVGLRGYWPPQDTFEWMQSQGMVWHTMQEIWERGFKPVMVDAVGEALAKADKLYLSVDIDVLDPAHAPGTGTPEPGGITSVDLLRMVRQLCYEHDVAGVDVVEVAPAYDHAELTVNAAHRVVFEALAGMAARRRDAAGGEVGPPARPRS; from the coding sequence ATGGCCGAGCAACTGGATCTGCCGTACTCGGGGCTGGCGTCGTTCGGGCACCGCCCGTTCCTCACCGAAACCGAGCAGCTCGATTCGTGGCAGCCCGACGTCGCGATCGTCGGGGCGCCGTTCGACGTCGCCACCACGAACCGGCCGGGAGCGCGGTTCGGCCCCAGGGCGATCCGGGCCACGGCCTACGAGCCCGGCACCTATCACATGGACCTCGGGCTCGAGATCTTCGACTGGCTCGAGGTCGTCGACTACGGCGACGCATACTGTCCGCACGGCCAGACCGAGGTGTCGCACAACAACATTCGCGAACGCGTGCACGCCGTCGCATCACGCGGGATCGTCCCGGTCGTGCTCGGCGGTGACCACTCCATCACGTGGCCCTCGGCGACGGCGGTCGCCGACGTGCACGGCTACGGAAACGTCGGCATCGTGCACTTCGACGCGCACGCCGACACCGCCGACATCATCGACGGCAACCTCGCCAGCCACGGCACTCCGATGCGCAGGCTGATCGAGTCGGGTGCCGTCCCCGGCACCCACTTCGTCCAGGTCGGCTTGCGCGGGTACTGGCCGCCGCAGGACACGTTCGAGTGGATGCAGTCCCAAGGCATGGTGTGGCACACCATGCAGGAGATCTGGGAGCGGGGCTTCAAGCCGGTCATGGTCGACGCCGTCGGCGAGGCGCTCGCCAAGGCGGACAAGCTGTACCTGTCCGTCGACATCGACGTCCTCGACCCCGCCCATGCGCCGGGGACCGGCACCCCCGAACCGGGCGGCATCACGAGCGTGGACCTGCTGCGGATGGTGCGCCAGCTCTGCTACGAACACGACGTCGCAGGAGTCGACGTCGTGGAGGTGGCACCGGCCTACGACCACGCCGAACTGACCGTCAACGCGGCGCACCGCGTGGTGTTCGAGGCACTGGCAGGCATGGCCGCCCGGCGTCGTGACGCCGCAGGCGGCGAGGTCGGCCCACCCGCCCGACCCAGGTCCTAG
- a CDS encoding FAD-dependent oxidoreductase gives MQIAIVGAGPTGLYLATTLARRGHRVAVVDRDPGPPRSGPWRRRGVMQFEHAHTFRGPVVDLLREDMPDFLDRLVSAGASIPTMPDGRPAALLCRRSTFEATMREVAAERPGIDLVTGHVDRTIDDGARVRGVQVDGRRVTADLVLDASGRASRFSAGIRPRAIGEPCGVAYVTRQYRRRRGADHPPTNSPIGLSLAFARYFAVAFLHDARTFSITIAHDGRDPRVRALRHAHVFESVVRRIPRLREWIDGAASEPMTPVLPGGRLHNGYRGQCDEHGALAAPGMISVGDAVCTTTPLAGRGVTLALAQASRLTAIIDHHGADVDSAAMEFDSWCTSAIRPWFDDHRHADADRLRRWAGGDVDLTRPLPSDLIVAAGAVDDRVRRGAEPYARMDALPDTLAAVEPLARSVYASGWRPPVADGPVDLGELCDASVAA, from the coding sequence ATGCAGATCGCCATCGTGGGCGCCGGACCCACCGGGCTCTACCTCGCCACGACACTCGCCAGACGAGGGCACCGCGTCGCGGTCGTCGACCGCGACCCGGGACCGCCGCGCTCGGGCCCGTGGCGCCGGCGGGGCGTCATGCAGTTCGAGCACGCCCACACCTTCCGCGGGCCGGTCGTCGACCTGCTGCGCGAGGACATGCCCGACTTCCTCGACCGCCTGGTCTCCGCCGGTGCGTCCATCCCCACCATGCCCGACGGCAGACCGGCCGCACTGCTGTGCCGGCGCAGCACGTTCGAGGCCACGATGCGTGAGGTCGCCGCGGAACGCCCAGGGATCGACCTCGTCACCGGCCACGTCGACCGGACCATCGACGACGGCGCCCGCGTACGCGGCGTCCAGGTCGATGGACGCCGCGTCACCGCTGACCTGGTGCTCGACGCCTCGGGACGCGCGAGCCGCTTCTCGGCGGGGATCCGACCCCGGGCGATCGGTGAACCGTGCGGCGTCGCCTACGTGACCCGGCAGTACCGGCGCAGGCGAGGGGCCGACCATCCGCCGACGAACTCGCCGATCGGCCTGTCGCTGGCCTTCGCCCGGTACTTCGCAGTCGCGTTCCTGCACGACGCCCGAACCTTCTCGATCACCATCGCCCACGACGGCCGGGACCCACGGGTCCGGGCATTGCGACACGCGCACGTCTTCGAGTCGGTGGTGCGCAGGATTCCGCGTCTGCGAGAGTGGATCGACGGGGCCGCATCCGAGCCCATGACCCCGGTGCTGCCGGGGGGCCGACTGCACAACGGGTATCGCGGTCAGTGCGACGAGCACGGCGCGCTGGCAGCGCCGGGCATGATCTCGGTGGGCGACGCCGTGTGCACCACGACGCCGCTGGCGGGACGTGGAGTCACCCTGGCTCTCGCGCAGGCGAGTCGGCTCACGGCGATCATCGACCACCACGGCGCCGACGTCGACTCGGCTGCAATGGAATTCGACTCGTGGTGCACGTCGGCCATCAGACCGTGGTTCGACGACCATCGGCATGCCGATGCCGACCGGCTGCGCCGATGGGCAGGCGGCGACGTCGACCTGACCCGCCCGCTGCCTTCGGACCTGATCGTGGCCGCCGGTGCGGTCGACGACCGCGTGCGCCGCGGGGCCGAGCCGTATGCCCGGATGGACGCGCTTCCGGACACCTTGGCAGCCGTCGAGCCCTTGGCGCGCAGCGTCTACGCATCGGGCTGGCGACCGCCCGTTGCGGACGGTCCCGTCGACCTGGGCGAGCTGTGCGACGCGTCGGTGGCCGCGTGA
- a CDS encoding TIGR03854 family LLM class F420-dependent oxidoreductase codes for MKIRFGVGLAGETAPDALPGIVDRLEELGIDSLWFSELVYSNAVDPFVGMAYSLARTTRLKVGTSVVVLPGRHPVLVAKQLASLAALAPKRVLPVFGLRSAIATERDLFVVPEGKRAAVFDESLRLLRAALQPDGGPFDGEFFTVSSPEVQPRLARPLDIWLGGSAPAGLRRIGRLADGWLGSFVTPDEARQAVQLIQESAAEAGRQIEADHFGINLAVSEGGLGEDLVAAVRSRRPDVDPADLVADGWPSLHRLIDEFTAAGLSKFVVRPAGGGDLDAFVETFAAELLPREN; via the coding sequence GTGAAGATCCGTTTCGGCGTCGGCCTGGCAGGCGAGACCGCCCCCGACGCGCTGCCCGGCATCGTCGACCGCCTCGAGGAGCTCGGCATCGACTCGCTGTGGTTCTCGGAGTTGGTGTACTCCAACGCCGTCGACCCGTTCGTCGGCATGGCCTATTCCCTGGCGCGGACCACGCGGCTGAAGGTGGGCACGTCGGTCGTCGTGCTGCCGGGCAGACACCCGGTGCTGGTGGCCAAGCAGCTCGCGTCGTTGGCGGCGCTGGCCCCCAAGCGGGTGCTGCCGGTGTTCGGGCTGCGGTCCGCGATCGCGACCGAGCGCGACCTGTTCGTGGTGCCCGAGGGCAAGCGGGCCGCGGTGTTCGACGAGTCGCTGCGCCTGCTGCGCGCCGCACTCCAGCCCGATGGCGGGCCGTTCGACGGCGAGTTCTTCACGGTGAGTTCGCCCGAGGTGCAGCCGCGCCTGGCCAGGCCGCTCGACATCTGGCTCGGCGGGTCCGCGCCCGCCGGACTGCGCCGCATCGGCAGGCTCGCCGACGGCTGGCTCGGCAGCTTCGTCACGCCCGACGAGGCACGGCAAGCGGTGCAGTTGATCCAGGAGTCCGCCGCCGAGGCAGGACGGCAGATCGAAGCCGACCACTTCGGCATCAACCTCGCGGTCAGCGAGGGCGGGCTCGGGGAGGACCTCGTGGCGGCGGTCCGCAGCCGCCGTCCCGACGTGGATCCCGCCGACCTCGTCGCCGATGGCTGGCCGTCACTGCACCGCCTCATCGATGAGTTCACCGCGGCCGGGTTGTCCAAGTTCGTGGTGAGGCCGGCAGGCGGTGGCGACCTCGACGCCTTCGTCGAGACGTTCGCCGCCGAACTGCTGCCTCGGGAGAACTAG
- a CDS encoding cytochrome P450, with protein MGITPRVNGSAPPDVPRSEINLGSWDFWALDDDLREGAFATLRREAPVSWHPEFIQDGFEGGRGHWAVTRYDDVFYASRHPEIFSSAQGITIGDQTPELTEYFGSMIAMDDPRHTRLRNIVRSAFTPRVLAVIEDSVRDRARRLVEQMVANHPDGRADLVTELAGPLPLQIICDMMGIPDADHDRIFHWTNVILGFGDPDITTDFDEFFRVAMDIGAYASALADDRRANPGDDLTTSLVRAELDGEGLTSSEVASFFILLVVAGNETTRNAISHGVLALSRHPDQRDAWWADYDEVAPSAVEEIVRWASPVSYMRRTVTREVEIGGVTLGEGDKVTLWYGSANRDESKFADPWTFDVHRHPNPHVGFGGGGAHFCLGANLARREITVAFEELHRQIPDLTATEEPDRLQSAFIHGIKRLPVEWTPASRA; from the coding sequence GTGGGTATCACGCCCCGGGTGAATGGCTCCGCTCCGCCCGACGTGCCGCGCTCGGAGATCAACCTCGGCTCTTGGGACTTCTGGGCGCTCGACGACGACCTGCGCGAGGGTGCGTTCGCCACGCTGCGCCGCGAAGCGCCGGTGTCGTGGCATCCGGAGTTCATCCAGGACGGGTTCGAAGGCGGCCGCGGCCACTGGGCCGTCACCCGGTACGACGACGTGTTCTATGCCAGCCGCCACCCGGAGATCTTCAGCTCGGCCCAGGGCATCACGATCGGCGATCAGACCCCCGAGCTCACCGAATACTTCGGCTCGATGATCGCGATGGACGACCCGCGGCACACCCGGCTGCGCAACATCGTCCGCAGTGCGTTCACGCCACGCGTCCTGGCGGTGATCGAGGACTCGGTGCGCGACCGCGCGCGCAGGCTCGTCGAGCAGATGGTGGCGAACCATCCGGACGGCCGCGCCGACCTGGTGACCGAACTGGCGGGCCCCCTACCGCTGCAGATCATCTGCGACATGATGGGCATCCCCGACGCCGACCACGACCGGATCTTCCACTGGACGAACGTCATCCTCGGCTTCGGCGATCCCGACATCACCACCGACTTCGACGAGTTCTTCCGCGTCGCGATGGACATCGGCGCCTACGCGTCGGCGCTGGCCGACGACCGCCGCGCCAACCCGGGCGACGACCTCACCACCAGTCTGGTCCGGGCCGAACTCGACGGTGAGGGCCTGACCTCGAGCGAAGTCGCGTCGTTCTTCATCCTGCTGGTGGTGGCGGGCAACGAGACCACGCGCAACGCGATCAGCCACGGCGTGCTGGCACTGAGCCGCCATCCCGATCAGCGTGACGCGTGGTGGGCCGACTACGACGAGGTCGCCCCGTCCGCAGTCGAGGAGATCGTGCGGTGGGCCTCACCGGTGAGCTACATGCGCCGGACGGTCACGCGCGAGGTCGAGATCGGCGGCGTCACGCTCGGCGAGGGCGACAAGGTCACCCTCTGGTACGGCTCGGCCAACCGCGACGAGTCGAAGTTCGCCGATCCGTGGACGTTCGACGTGCACCGGCATCCCAACCCGCACGTCGGGTTCGGTGGCGGAGGGGCGCACTTCTGCCTCGGCGCGAACCTGGCCCGCCGCGAGATCACCGTTGCCTTCGAGGAACTGCACCGCCAGATTCCCGACTTGACGGCCACCGAGGAACCGGATCGTCTCCAGTCCGCGTTCATCCACGGCATCAAGCGGCTCCCGGTGGAGTGGACGCCGGCCTCTCGCGCTTAG
- a CDS encoding SRPBCC family protein, translating into MKAAVTVSMAAPPQQVWELVSDVRNTGRFSPETFEAEWLGGATGPELGAKFRGHVRRNEIGPVYWTTCRVTACDPGREFGFEVLIGDRPVNNWHYRFEPTATGTDVTESFFMNESVFTTLFGMFGGQLRRRRNVRDMRKTLEGIKAVVEA; encoded by the coding sequence ATGAAGGCAGCAGTGACGGTGTCCATGGCCGCCCCGCCGCAGCAGGTGTGGGAATTGGTGTCGGACGTCCGGAACACTGGCCGGTTCTCCCCCGAGACGTTCGAGGCCGAGTGGCTGGGCGGTGCGACGGGTCCGGAGTTGGGCGCGAAGTTCCGCGGCCACGTCCGGCGCAACGAGATCGGTCCCGTCTACTGGACGACGTGCCGCGTAACGGCGTGCGACCCCGGTCGCGAATTCGGCTTCGAGGTCCTCATCGGCGACCGTCCCGTCAACAACTGGCACTACCGGTTCGAACCGACGGCCACCGGCACCGACGTCACCGAGTCGTTCTTCATGAACGAAAGCGTGTTCACCACGCTGTTCGGAATGTTCGGGGGTCAGTTGCGCCGCCGCCGCAACGTCCGCGACATGCGCAAGACGCTCGAGGGGATCAAGGCGGTCGTCGAGGCGTGA
- a CDS encoding cyclopropane mycolic acid synthase family methyltransferase — MSDTPSQTEGLTPHFEDVQAHYDLSDDFFRLFLDPTQTYSCAYFERDDMTLEEAQLAKIDLSLGKLGLEPGMTLLDVGCGWGATINRALERHDVNVVGLTLSRNQQAHVQKLLDAQDSSRSKRVLLQGWEQFDEKVDRIVSIGAFEHFGRDRYADFFKMAYDALPDDGVMMLHTIIKPSDEEYTERALPMTMTLLRFFKFIMDEIFPGGDLPQAKAVVEHATKAGFDVKLVQPLRLHYAKTLDIWSAALEARKDEAIAIQSQEVYDRYMRYLTGCADLFRKGYTDVAQFTLTKG, encoded by the coding sequence TTGTCAGATACACCTAGCCAGACCGAGGGCCTCACGCCGCACTTCGAAGACGTCCAGGCGCACTACGACCTGTCCGACGACTTCTTCCGGCTGTTCCTCGACCCGACGCAGACCTACAGCTGCGCATACTTCGAGCGTGACGACATGACGCTCGAGGAGGCCCAGCTCGCCAAGATCGATCTGTCGCTCGGCAAGCTCGGCCTGGAACCCGGCATGACGCTGCTCGACGTGGGCTGCGGCTGGGGCGCCACGATCAACCGTGCGCTCGAGCGCCATGACGTCAACGTGGTGGGTCTGACCCTGAGCCGCAACCAGCAGGCACACGTGCAGAAGCTGCTCGACGCCCAAGACAGCTCACGCAGCAAGCGGGTGCTGCTGCAGGGCTGGGAACAGTTCGACGAGAAGGTCGACCGCATCGTGTCGATCGGCGCCTTCGAGCACTTCGGTCGAGACCGCTACGCCGACTTCTTCAAGATGGCCTACGACGCGCTTCCCGACGACGGCGTGATGATGCTGCACACGATCATCAAGCCCAGCGACGAGGAGTACACCGAGCGCGCGCTGCCGATGACGATGACCCTGTTGCGGTTCTTCAAGTTCATCATGGACGAGATCTTCCCCGGCGGTGACCTGCCGCAGGCCAAGGCGGTCGTCGAGCACGCGACGAAGGCAGGGTTCGACGTCAAGCTCGTGCAGCCGCTGCGCCTGCACTACGCAAAGACGCTCGACATCTGGTCGGCAGCACTCGAGGCGCGCAAGGACGAGGCGATCGCCATCCAGTCCCAAGAGGTCTACGACCGGTACATGCGGTACCTCACCGGCTGCGCCGATCTGTTCCGCAAGGGCTACACCGACGTCGCGCAGTTCACCCTGACCAAGGGCTGA
- a CDS encoding glycosyltransferase, which produces MRVVQVANFYGPRSGGLRTAVDRLGAEYCAAGHEVFLVVPGADEDVSQLPSGVRRISLPARLIPFTGGYRAVRPSPVTALLERLGPDAIEVSDRLTLRSLGQWGRAHGVSTVMISHERLDRLAGQLLPRRLARTVADVANRRTAADYDVVVCTTGFARAEFDRIGARNVVTVPLGVDLEQFHPRWRSELVRNRWAAPQQTLLVHCGRLSVEKHVHRSIDTVAALRDSGVDARMVVVGEGPMRSRLERQAARLPVDFTGFVGCRDTVAAILASADVAIAPGPHETFGLAALEALACGTPAVVSKTSALAEILSDDSGVAADNDPGAIAEAVASIIDRPEPVRRRSARRRAEEFPWPRSAEGMLDALGAAGR; this is translated from the coding sequence ATGCGGGTCGTCCAGGTTGCCAACTTCTACGGCCCCCGTTCGGGCGGGCTGCGCACCGCGGTCGACCGCCTGGGAGCGGAGTACTGCGCTGCAGGCCACGAGGTGTTCCTGGTGGTTCCCGGCGCCGATGAAGACGTCAGCCAACTGCCCTCGGGCGTTCGGCGAATCTCGCTGCCCGCCAGACTGATTCCCTTCACCGGCGGCTATCGTGCGGTGCGGCCGAGCCCCGTCACCGCGCTGCTCGAGCGTCTTGGACCCGACGCCATAGAGGTGTCGGACCGGTTGACGCTGCGCTCACTGGGGCAGTGGGGCCGGGCACATGGCGTATCGACCGTCATGATCTCCCACGAGCGCCTCGACCGCCTGGCAGGACAACTGCTGCCACGGCGACTCGCCAGGACGGTCGCCGACGTCGCGAACCGGCGGACCGCCGCCGACTACGACGTCGTGGTCTGCACGACCGGTTTCGCGCGGGCGGAATTCGATCGCATCGGCGCGCGCAACGTGGTGACCGTGCCACTCGGCGTCGACCTCGAACAGTTCCATCCGCGGTGGCGAAGCGAACTCGTCCGCAACCGGTGGGCCGCACCGCAGCAGACGCTGCTGGTGCACTGCGGCAGGCTCTCGGTCGAGAAGCACGTACACCGGAGCATCGACACCGTTGCGGCCCTGCGCGATTCGGGGGTCGACGCGCGGATGGTCGTCGTTGGTGAAGGTCCGATGCGATCGCGCCTGGAACGGCAGGCGGCCCGCCTGCCCGTCGACTTCACCGGGTTCGTCGGCTGCCGGGACACCGTCGCGGCCATCCTCGCGTCCGCCGACGTCGCCATCGCGCCCGGGCCGCACGAGACCTTCGGGTTGGCCGCGCTGGAGGCGCTGGCTTGCGGCACCCCGGCCGTCGTGTCCAAGACGTCCGCCCTCGCCGAGATCCTGTCCGATGACAGCGGGGTGGCCGCCGACAACGACCCCGGGGCCATCGCCGAGGCGGTCGCGTCGATCATCGACCGACCCGAACCGGTGCGCAGGCGCAGCGCCAGGAGGCGGGCCGAGGAGTTCCCCTGGCCGCGGTCGGCCGAAGGCATGCTCGACGCCCTGGGCGCCGCCGGACGATAG
- a CDS encoding putative quinol monooxygenase translates to MAEHVIVSGHLTVAPQTRDEYLRGCTDVVRAARAAPGCLDFAIGADLIEPGRINVFERWDSRAAVEAFRGDGPSDEQNAALLDASVAEYVVSGAARPLGS, encoded by the coding sequence ATGGCCGAGCACGTGATCGTGTCCGGACACCTGACCGTCGCACCGCAGACCCGGGACGAGTACCTACGGGGCTGCACGGATGTCGTCCGCGCTGCCAGGGCGGCTCCGGGCTGCCTGGACTTCGCGATCGGAGCCGACCTGATCGAACCCGGCCGGATCAACGTCTTCGAACGATGGGACTCCCGTGCCGCCGTCGAGGCGTTCCGCGGCGACGGCCCCAGCGATGAACAGAACGCAGCGCTGCTCGATGCATCGGTCGCCGAGTACGTCGTGAGCGGCGCTGCCCGACCCCTTGGATCGTGA